In one window of Tellurirhabdus rosea DNA:
- a CDS encoding TonB-dependent receptor translates to MSFRYRLLLCLTVCTLSASAQVLTVLDKATLFPVENAEIRPAGPNTTPLFTDKTGKAILTGSSETLLIRRVGYQTLKLKPGQLSAANYTILLSEKQHELNEVVVSASRQPENQNRVAQSVRVLSQKEVQFLNQPTMADVLQQSGQVLVQKSQLGGGSPILRGFEANKVLLVVDGVRMNTAIFRGGHLQNILTLDNAVVERTEIALGPNSVLYGSDALGGVIYMQTLSPKLSDSTTPRTTANAAFRYGSAMQEKTGHLDWNIGFKKWAFLSSVTASDFDDLRQGARRNSAIGNLGLRPTYVGQENGVDIQVRNPDPNVQTPSGYRQLDVMQKVLFRPSARTSHMLNFQLSTTTDFPRYDRLTETDNQGNLRFAEWYYGPQRRTMLAYHLNQSLNHRLADDLKLTAAYQDVRESRHNRRFGNYSLQNRLEQVDVWTLNADLRKALLPVHEIRYGLEGTYNDVASRAFLTNLRTGAESSLDTRYPDGGAQTQSLAGYVSGTLDVRRSTFSYGARYAWNRLYARFNDKTFFPFPFDEVTQKNGAFTGSLGWTMRLKKDLRLSASLSSGYRVPNVDDLAKVFESVAGTLIVPNPDLEPERTYSADAGIRKTFGERVTVEAEGFYTLYNNAITTQPSTINGQTQVQYNGRLSRVVTQANAAEAYLYGFSGQLSARLTNALEAFGTVTYTYGRIRTDSTAYPLDHIPPVFGRGGLRLTVKRFRAEANVLFNGWKRLRDYNLIGEDNIVYATPQGMPSWQTINLRTSYQLNRHLQLQAALENLLDRNYRVFASGISAPGRNLVLTVRGNL, encoded by the coding sequence ATGAGTTTTCGTTACCGACTCCTGCTTTGCCTGACCGTTTGTACCCTATCGGCCTCCGCCCAGGTACTGACGGTTCTGGACAAAGCTACTTTGTTCCCCGTTGAAAACGCCGAAATACGGCCCGCAGGCCCCAATACGACCCCGCTTTTTACGGATAAAACCGGCAAGGCAATCCTGACCGGCTCAAGTGAAACGCTGCTCATCCGCCGCGTAGGTTATCAGACACTCAAACTAAAGCCCGGGCAGTTGTCAGCGGCCAATTATACGATTCTGCTTTCCGAAAAACAGCATGAACTGAACGAAGTTGTGGTCTCGGCCAGTCGCCAGCCCGAAAACCAGAACCGGGTCGCCCAGTCGGTGCGGGTGCTGAGCCAGAAAGAAGTGCAGTTTCTGAACCAACCGACAATGGCCGACGTCCTTCAGCAAAGCGGCCAGGTGCTGGTCCAGAAAAGCCAGCTCGGCGGCGGAAGCCCCATTCTGCGCGGTTTTGAGGCCAACAAAGTGCTGCTGGTGGTCGATGGCGTGCGGATGAACACGGCCATTTTCCGCGGCGGTCACCTGCAAAATATCCTGACGCTCGACAATGCCGTGGTCGAACGCACCGAAATTGCCCTCGGCCCGAACTCGGTGCTGTACGGCAGCGATGCCCTCGGCGGCGTCATCTATATGCAGACGCTTTCGCCCAAACTCAGCGATTCGACGACGCCCCGCACCACGGCCAACGCGGCTTTTCGCTACGGCTCGGCCATGCAGGAAAAAACCGGCCACCTCGACTGGAACATTGGTTTCAAAAAATGGGCTTTCCTCAGCAGCGTGACGGCTTCGGACTTCGACGACCTGCGGCAGGGCGCCCGGCGCAACAGTGCCATTGGCAACCTTGGCCTGCGTCCCACGTATGTCGGGCAGGAAAATGGCGTGGACATTCAGGTCCGCAACCCCGACCCGAACGTGCAGACCCCTTCGGGCTACCGGCAGCTGGACGTGATGCAGAAAGTGCTGTTCCGCCCGTCTGCCCGGACGAGCCATATGCTGAACTTCCAGCTTTCGACCACCACCGATTTTCCGCGCTACGACCGCCTGACCGAAACCGACAATCAGGGCAATCTCCGCTTTGCCGAATGGTATTACGGGCCGCAGCGCCGGACGATGCTGGCCTATCACCTCAACCAGTCGCTGAACCACCGCCTCGCCGACGACCTGAAGCTGACGGCGGCGTATCAGGATGTGCGGGAAAGCCGTCATAATCGCCGGTTTGGCAATTATTCGCTCCAGAACCGCCTCGAACAGGTGGATGTCTGGACGCTGAATGCGGATTTGCGGAAAGCCCTTTTGCCGGTTCACGAAATTCGTTACGGCCTGGAAGGCACGTACAACGACGTGGCCTCACGGGCCTTTCTGACCAACCTCCGGACCGGCGCGGAGTCGTCGCTCGACACCCGTTATCCGGACGGCGGCGCGCAGACGCAATCGTTGGCGGGCTACGTGTCGGGCACCCTCGACGTGCGCCGCTCGACGTTCAGCTACGGGGCGCGGTATGCCTGGAACCGGCTCTATGCCCGGTTCAACGACAAGACGTTTTTCCCCTTTCCTTTCGATGAGGTGACTCAGAAAAACGGCGCGTTTACGGGCAGTCTGGGCTGGACGATGCGGCTGAAAAAAGACCTGCGGCTGTCGGCTTCGCTGTCGTCGGGCTACCGGGTTCCGAACGTGGACGATCTGGCGAAAGTGTTTGAATCGGTCGCCGGAACGCTCATTGTGCCGAACCCCGATCTGGAACCCGAACGTACCTACAGCGCCGATGCCGGCATCCGCAAGACGTTCGGCGAGCGCGTGACCGTGGAGGCCGAAGGGTTTTACACCCTTTATAACAACGCGATCACGACCCAGCCCAGCACGATCAACGGGCAGACGCAGGTGCAGTACAACGGTCGGCTGAGCCGCGTGGTTACCCAGGCCAACGCCGCCGAAGCGTACCTGTATGGCTTCAGCGGTCAGCTTTCGGCGCGACTGACGAACGCGCTGGAAGCCTTCGGCACGGTGACGTACACCTACGGCCGCATCCGAACGGACTCGACGGCTTACCCGCTCGACCACATTCCGCCGGTCTTCGGCCGGGGCGGCCTCCGCCTCACCGTGAAGCGGTTCCGGGCCGAAGCGAATGTGCTTTTCAACGGCTGGAAGCGGCTCAGGGATTACAACCTGATTGGCGAAGACAACATCGTTTACGCCACTCCACAGGGCATGCCTTCGTGGCAGACGATCAACCTCCGGACGAGCTACCAGTTGAACCGCCACCTTCAGCTTCAGGCCGCTCTGGAAAACCTCCTCGACCGCAATTACCGCGTTTTTGCCTCCGGCATCAGCGCCCCAGGCCGGAACCTGGTCCTGACGGTGCGAGGGAACCTTTAA
- a CDS encoding RagB/SusD family nutrient uptake outer membrane protein, whose protein sequence is MKKTLIISSMLALGMVSSCSESFLDVKPTGVASLEQVTNKSGVNALLIGAYSLLDGIGSGTTNWHAAISNWVYGGVASDDAYKGTDAGDQPEISFIERYEALPNMVHMRGKWTHSYDGVARSNDVLQALPQVKDMTEAEKVQATAEARFLRGHYHFEAKRMWNMVPYIDEKTYDPSNPNSTKLTNDKNIWPNIEADFKFAMDNLPVTQSQRGRATRFAAMAYLARTYLHQQKYADAKPLLDAIVNSGRFRLVDFHDNFRAATNNNAESVFEVQFSVNDGTNGGNGNAGDELNWPYFSSAPGGGCCGFYQPSHNLVNAFKTDANGLPLFDTFDNVDLKNDMGVAASAAFDPDRTTPLDPRLDWTVGRRGVPFLDWGIMPGVTWIRDQQYAGPYTGKKWMYYRSEEGTNTHSTNKRRLANNFRLIRYASVLLWLAECEVEVGSLQRARELVNMIRKRAKESRPVTLADGTPAANYVINEYPANSPLFAAKDAARSAVRFETRLEFAMEGHRFFDLVRWGVADQVLNAYLRSESRRRQYLNGAVFTKGKSEYFPLPIDEITNSFVNGQPTLKQNPGY, encoded by the coding sequence ATGAAAAAGACGCTCATTATATCTTCAATGCTGGCGCTGGGGATGGTGTCCTCGTGCAGCGAAAGTTTTCTGGACGTAAAGCCTACGGGCGTGGCGTCGCTGGAGCAGGTTACCAACAAAAGCGGCGTGAACGCCCTGCTGATCGGAGCGTATTCGCTGCTGGATGGCATTGGTTCCGGCACTACCAACTGGCACGCGGCCATTTCCAACTGGGTGTATGGCGGGGTGGCTTCCGACGATGCCTACAAAGGCACCGATGCCGGTGACCAGCCCGAAATTTCGTTCATCGAACGCTACGAAGCCTTACCCAACATGGTCCACATGCGCGGCAAATGGACCCATAGCTATGACGGCGTGGCCCGCAGCAACGACGTGCTGCAGGCGCTTCCGCAGGTCAAGGACATGACGGAGGCCGAAAAAGTGCAGGCCACGGCCGAAGCCCGTTTCCTCCGCGGCCATTACCACTTCGAAGCCAAGCGGATGTGGAACATGGTGCCCTACATCGATGAAAAAACCTACGACCCGAGTAATCCGAATTCGACCAAGCTCACTAACGACAAAAACATCTGGCCGAACATCGAAGCGGACTTCAAATTTGCGATGGACAATCTGCCCGTGACGCAGTCGCAGCGGGGGCGGGCGACGCGCTTTGCGGCTATGGCTTACCTGGCCCGGACGTATCTGCATCAGCAGAAATACGCCGACGCGAAGCCCCTGCTCGATGCCATCGTAAACAGCGGCCGGTTCCGGCTGGTGGATTTTCACGACAACTTCCGCGCCGCGACCAACAACAACGCCGAGTCCGTTTTTGAGGTACAGTTTTCGGTGAACGACGGCACCAACGGCGGCAACGGCAATGCCGGCGACGAGCTGAACTGGCCTTATTTCTCCAGTGCGCCGGGTGGCGGCTGCTGCGGCTTTTACCAGCCTTCGCACAATCTCGTCAACGCTTTCAAGACTGACGCCAACGGCCTGCCGCTGTTTGATACCTTCGACAACGTGGACCTGAAAAACGACATGGGCGTGGCCGCTTCGGCCGCCTTTGACCCCGACCGCACCACGCCGCTCGACCCGCGCCTGGACTGGACGGTGGGCCGCCGGGGCGTTCCGTTTCTGGACTGGGGCATTATGCCGGGCGTAACCTGGATTCGCGACCAGCAGTACGCCGGGCCGTATACGGGTAAAAAGTGGATGTACTACCGTTCGGAGGAGGGCACCAACACCCATTCAACCAACAAGCGTCGCCTGGCCAACAACTTCCGCCTCATCCGCTACGCCTCGGTGCTGCTCTGGCTGGCCGAGTGCGAAGTGGAGGTAGGCAGCCTGCAACGCGCTCGCGAACTGGTAAACATGATCCGCAAGCGGGCCAAAGAAAGCCGCCCGGTGACGCTCGCCGACGGTACGCCCGCGGCCAACTACGTCATCAACGAATACCCGGCCAACTCGCCCCTGTTTGCGGCCAAAGACGCCGCCCGGTCGGCGGTGCGGTTTGAAACCCGGCTGGAGTTCGCGATGGAAGGCCACCGTTTCTTCGACCTCGTGCGCTGGGGTGTCGCCGACCAGGTCCTGAACGCATACCTGCGCTCGGAAAGCCGCCGCCGCCAGTATCTGAACGGAGCCGTGTTCACAAAAGGGAAAAGCGAGTATTTCCCGCTGCCGATCGACGAAATCACCAACAGCTTCGTCAACGGCCAGCCCACGTTGAAACAGAACCCCGGATACTAA
- a CDS encoding SusC/RagA family TonB-linked outer membrane protein: protein MNHCYQRKLRLVGTVMLAWLLTALAWAQDRKVSGRITDGTDQTPLPGVNVVVKGTQIGVTTDAQGRFTLAVPRDRDVISVSAIGFAGQEIAIGNRSEVLVQLVSDIKTLNEVVVTGYGSQRKKDITGAVTVVKANELTAVPVPNLTQALQGRAAGVMVGNDNSPGGGTMVRIRGFGTINNNSPLYIIDGVPTTGSLNNINPNDVESMQILKDASAASIYGARAANGVVIITTKKGKAGEPKITFDMYFGTQRPGRFLDLLNSQELGDLIWESEKNVGRTPNNAQYGSGATPRIPDYIWPSGVMEGDPRVARDANGNFINYTGDINDPELGRSRWNITRANKDGTDWQDVIFNPAPIQNYQIGASGATDKANYAISFNHFNQKGIMIHTNYKRYTMRANTEFKFRNRFRIGENFSVSYDERVGQPNGNNNESNPIMFAVRMHPLVPAYDVAGNFGGAKGSNLGNARSPLAELARSKDNVTRGVMLFGNAYAEADLAKGLTFRTSFGLEYNLFNTNAFTMRDIESAESRNANSLTVTHSYNNSWTWFNTLTYNKSIGKHNVNVLGGTEAVATFSQGFNATRSNFAFDDLDYRFLNAGSPLGLQNSGGGAVRTRLFSLFGKVNYSFNDFLLADFTLRRDGSSRFGAGNRYAVFPAASIGLRLTELSFLKSVTFLSDLKLRAGWGQTGNQNIPNVYNAYTLFEPRPEQNHYDINGSRSSIVPGFDIVQFGNPNGKWETTTSTNIGFDASLLNNKLEVVFDWYVRKTSDMLNQIDIPRTQGIATVPFVNIGDMQNKGVDLAINYNGRSGNGNFRYSVGANFSTYRNKVLKINDDPNSIRFGFATRIPAMSATKVGMPIGSFYGFFVDGIFQTEEEARNAPQFGTYNRAGSFIFRDVNGDGRVTTADRDFMGNPHPDFTYGLNVNLGYKNWDLTLFGQGVYGNQIFNYVRYWTDFQVFQGNRSRRMLEDSWRPGKTDAKLPQLRSTDATSQQVSSYFLENGSYLRLRNIQLGYNLPANLLRRLGLGQTQIYVQGQNLLTFTKYTGLDPDINLRSSGTDNQDIHMGVDEGAYPVARTFLGGLRLSF from the coding sequence ATGAATCATTGCTACCAGCGAAAGCTTCGCCTGGTCGGGACGGTTATGCTTGCATGGCTGCTGACCGCTTTGGCGTGGGCACAGGATCGAAAAGTATCGGGGCGCATCACCGACGGCACAGACCAGACGCCGCTCCCGGGCGTCAACGTCGTTGTGAAAGGAACGCAGATCGGCGTCACTACGGACGCCCAGGGGCGCTTCACCCTCGCCGTTCCCCGCGACAGGGATGTCATTTCGGTTTCCGCCATCGGATTCGCCGGACAGGAAATCGCCATCGGCAACCGCAGTGAGGTGCTTGTGCAACTCGTCAGCGACATCAAAACCCTCAACGAAGTCGTCGTGACGGGATACGGTTCGCAGCGTAAAAAGGACATTACGGGCGCTGTGACGGTCGTGAAGGCCAACGAACTGACGGCCGTACCCGTTCCCAACCTGACGCAGGCACTCCAGGGCCGCGCCGCCGGGGTGATGGTCGGCAACGACAACTCGCCGGGCGGGGGAACGATGGTCCGGATACGCGGTTTCGGCACCATCAACAACAACTCACCGCTCTACATCATCGACGGCGTCCCGACGACGGGCTCGCTCAACAACATCAACCCCAACGATGTGGAGTCGATGCAGATTCTGAAAGACGCGTCGGCGGCATCCATCTACGGAGCCCGCGCCGCCAACGGGGTGGTCATCATCACCACCAAAAAAGGAAAAGCCGGCGAGCCGAAAATCACCTTCGATATGTACTTCGGTACGCAGCGGCCGGGCAGGTTTCTCGATCTGCTGAACTCGCAGGAACTGGGCGATCTGATCTGGGAATCAGAAAAGAATGTGGGCCGCACACCCAACAACGCCCAGTACGGCAGCGGCGCCACGCCCCGCATTCCGGATTACATCTGGCCATCGGGCGTGATGGAAGGCGACCCGCGCGTGGCCCGCGATGCCAACGGGAATTTCATCAACTACACCGGCGACATCAACGACCCCGAACTGGGCCGCTCCCGCTGGAACATCACCCGCGCCAACAAGGATGGAACCGACTGGCAGGACGTGATCTTCAACCCGGCACCCATCCAGAACTACCAGATTGGAGCCAGCGGCGCGACCGACAAGGCCAATTATGCCATCTCCTTCAACCATTTCAACCAGAAGGGGATTATGATTCATACGAATTACAAGCGCTATACGATGCGGGCCAATACGGAGTTCAAGTTCCGGAACCGCTTCCGAATTGGCGAAAACTTCTCGGTTTCGTACGACGAACGGGTAGGCCAGCCCAACGGCAACAACAACGAATCCAACCCGATCATGTTTGCCGTGCGGATGCACCCGCTGGTACCGGCTTATGACGTGGCCGGAAACTTCGGTGGGGCCAAAGGCTCAAACCTCGGCAACGCCCGCAGCCCGCTGGCCGAACTGGCCCGCAGCAAAGACAACGTAACGCGCGGCGTGATGCTCTTCGGCAATGCGTATGCTGAGGCGGACCTTGCCAAAGGGCTCACGTTCCGGACGAGCTTCGGTCTGGAGTACAATCTGTTCAATACCAACGCCTTCACGATGCGGGATATTGAGTCGGCCGAGTCGCGGAACGCCAACAGCCTGACGGTCACGCACAGCTACAACAACTCCTGGACCTGGTTTAACACGCTGACGTACAACAAGTCGATTGGAAAACACAACGTCAACGTCCTGGGCGGGACGGAGGCTGTGGCGACCTTTTCGCAGGGTTTCAACGCCACCCGTTCCAACTTCGCCTTCGATGATCTGGATTACCGTTTTCTGAACGCCGGCAGTCCGCTGGGTCTACAAAACAGCGGCGGCGGGGCCGTTCGGACGCGCCTGTTTTCGCTGTTCGGGAAGGTCAACTACTCGTTCAACGACTTTCTGCTGGCCGATTTCACGCTCCGCCGGGATGGCTCGTCGCGCTTCGGGGCGGGCAACCGGTACGCGGTGTTCCCGGCGGCCAGCATTGGGCTGCGCCTGACGGAACTGAGCTTCCTGAAGTCGGTGACTTTCCTGTCCGATCTGAAACTGCGGGCGGGCTGGGGGCAGACGGGCAACCAGAACATTCCGAACGTGTACAACGCCTATACGCTCTTTGAGCCGCGTCCGGAGCAGAACCACTACGACATCAACGGCTCACGCTCGTCCATCGTGCCGGGCTTCGACATCGTGCAGTTTGGAAACCCGAACGGGAAGTGGGAAACCACCACCTCGACCAACATCGGTTTCGACGCCAGCCTGCTCAACAACAAACTGGAAGTGGTCTTCGACTGGTACGTTCGCAAAACGAGCGACATGCTGAACCAGATCGACATTCCGCGGACGCAGGGCATTGCCACGGTGCCGTTTGTGAACATCGGCGATATGCAGAACAAGGGGGTCGATCTGGCCATCAACTACAACGGCCGCAGCGGCAACGGGAACTTCCGCTACTCGGTGGGGGCTAACTTCTCGACTTACCGCAACAAGGTCCTGAAAATCAACGACGACCCGAACTCCATTCGCTTTGGCTTCGCCACCCGCATCCCGGCCATGAGCGCCACCAAGGTAGGCATGCCGATCGGGTCGTTTTACGGCTTTTTCGTGGATGGCATCTTCCAGACCGAAGAAGAGGCCCGGAATGCCCCGCAGTTCGGGACCTACAACCGCGCCGGTTCGTTCATCTTCCGGGATGTCAACGGCGACGGCCGCGTGACCACCGCCGACCGCGATTTCATGGGCAATCCGCACCCCGACTTTACCTACGGTCTGAATGTGAACCTCGGCTACAAAAACTGGGATCTGACCTTGTTCGGACAGGGCGTGTACGGCAACCAGATTTTCAACTACGTCCGGTACTGGACCGACTTCCAGGTGTTTCAGGGCAACCGCAGCCGCCGGATGCTGGAGGATTCGTGGCGGCCGGGTAAGACCGATGCCAAGCTGCCGCAGCTCCGCTCGACCGACGCCACCAGCCAGCAGGTATCGTCTTATTTCCTCGAAAACGGCTCTTACCTGCGCCTGCGCAACATCCAGCTGGGCTACAACCTACCCGCCAACCTGCTCCGGAGGCTGGGACTGGGTCAGACGCAAATCTACGTGCAGGGGCAGAACCTGCTGACCTTCACCAAATACACCGGTCTGGATCCTGACATCAACCTGCGCTCGTCGGGGACCGACAACCAGGACATTCACATGGGTGTCGATGAAGGCGCGTACCCCGTGGCCCGGACGTTCCTCGGTGGTCTGCGGCTGAGCTTTTAA